CATACACATTACGCCAATGCAGatcctatttttattttactttcaaCTAATTAACAGAGAAACTCTGTTCACAGTAGTTAGTACCTACCTATACCTCACCTGAGCTTTTCAATATAAGGCTTCTTGGATCTTTGTCCGAGATACACGTGTCTCGGTGTTAGATTTAGTCTGCAGCAATACTACATTCTTTGAAGCTTCAGTTGGTGGTGGCTCAATCCCCTTTTCCCGCATCTCTTGGTATAATCTCTTCGCATCACGTACATATCCATTCCTAAGACAACCAGCTATTATCGCTCTGTAAGACACACCATCAGGCTCCACTCCACTTTCTTTCATTTCTTGGAAGATCCTTTCCGCCTCTTCTACTTCCCCAGTCTTGCACTTGTGATGAATCATAACCGTGTAGTAGTGAACGTCTCGTTTAATCCCAAGGTCTCTCATCTCCCTCTTCATATCCAACTTAGGGTCGTGGTTGAGTAAAACCGTGTACGTTACCACATCAGGACAGactcttctcctcttcatttCTCGAAAAAGATCATATGCTTTCTTCCCGTTGTTTAGCCGGTAATAGCTGTTGATCAAGGCAGTGTACGTTGCAACGTCAGGCACGATTCCTCCCCTAGTCATTTCTTGAATGGTGGCATGGGCTCTCTTCTCGTTGTTTAGACGGTAGTAGGTGTTGATCACGGTCGTGTAGTAGAAAACGTCTGGTTTCACACCGTACTCTTTCATGTCTGTATCGATTTCTTCCGGATTGTTCTTGGCCAGAACTGTGTATGTTACCACATCAGGTTTGATTCCTCTCTTCTTCATGTCTCTGAAAAGAGCATCGGCTAGCTTCAGCTTGTTTAGCCGGCAACAGGTTTTGATCATGATCGTGTAAGTGAACAGATCAGGGACTATCTCTCTACCTTTTAAAACTTTAAGAAACCGTATGGCTTTCCTCACATCGGAAACTCGACACCAAGCACCGATTAGCTTCCCGTACATGCTCTTCACAGGCTCAACTCCAAGCTCCCACATTCTCTCCACTAGCTTCTGAGCTTTGTCTATATCCTTGGCGGCGCAAAGACTAGTGAATAGTGTGAAATAAACATTCTTGGGGAGAGGGAAGTCAAGTCTAATGAACCGTTCAAAGGCCTCATCAAGACGGCCAGCTTCACAGTAACCTTTAACAATACCTGCCACATGTCCCCCAGGTTTATGCTCCTCCAAACTCTGATTCaaagcttcagcttcttctaTTTTACCTGCAACAATCAGGCCTTGGATGACCATGCTGTGTGTAACCGAAGTGGGCTTCACACCTCTATCTTCCATTAGCTTCAGAATACCATAAGCATTCTCAGCATTCCTAGCTAATCCACCGGCGAGCACGTTGTACACAACGATATCAGGCGGCTTACCTTTGCTTTCCATCTCCATAATCAAGTCAATGGCTTGCTCACATCTACCTTGCTGACAGCACCCACCTATTAAAGTCGTGTAGTTGACAACATCAGGATCTATCCCTTCACACGTCATTTCCCGGAACAGCTCAATAGCTTCATCTACTCTGCCGAGCTTTATCAAAGCATCAAAGGCGACGTTGTAGCAGAACCTATCGAGTGTAATGTTCAGGTTTCTAAAGGCTATAACCTGATCTAAAGCTTCAGAGAACTTCCCCATCTGACACCAGCACTGAAGGATGGAGCTTAAGATCACAGGGCTTTCGATCCCTTTCCTTTGCTGGGCCACTTTATCGTTAACGAAACGCAAAGCTTTAGAGAAACTCATGTTCTTGCGATGCCCTTCGATTACTGCTGAGTAAACAGACACATCCGGATCAATCCCACACTCCTCCATGTCGTGAAGAGCGCTTTCAGCTTCCTCTAACTTCATCTCATTACATAAACCTTTAACAACTTTGCGATATGCAGTTGCAAGGCCACTCTCATCCACCAGCATGTTCGCATCCCTCAGTGGTCTGAGTAGAATATAACCCACAAGCGACATCTCATTCACGCAGAGCCCTTCGACAAAATCCATATAAAATCCACAATGTTTCCTCGTCTCTGAGCTCAACAAGTTGCCAAGAAACTTCTCCACTCCTTCGCTATCACCCTTCCTATACAATGCTTGAACCACAACAACATAAGTACCAACATCCGCCTCCCACCTTAACTGCTCTATCCCCCAGAAAAGATCTATAGCTTCGTCAAACATTTCAACCTCAGCATAGGCCTTAACCAACGCGCTAGAGACTCTGCTCCGCAACAAAAAAGACAACTTCTCATCCTCTtcagcttctccaacagcattcAACAAATCAACAACACTAAACCCACGCCCTTCGTCTCCTTTTCTAATAATCCCAACAAACAAATGACTCAGCTTCTCATCCAAACTCCAACTACAAACGATTCTAATCACAGCTGCGTAAGCACTAACACTAGGCAAAGAAGCTCCATTTCCTTCGATTCGTTTGAGAAACGAGAGAGCTAGATAAGGATCATCTCTCATAGTGGTTAACACTCTCAAAACCCCAACTTCGTTTAGCTCCAGTGAGTTAACATCAAAGTTACCTTCTTTTAGTTGATCCGAGTGTGAGATTGTGGAGTTCGTGTAGGCGAGTGCGGGCACCGCGTACATGCGCGAAGAGGGTGCTCTTCGGACCAGTACTCTCACGTGTGAGAGTAATGGGATCGGAAACAACCGCATGGAATGTTGACCGCCGATAGCTGTGGCAGCTCGAGAAATGACTAATTGAGATATTTTTTCCGACCGGCGACGATCAGCTTCAAAGATTTTCTTACCAATCTAAGGGTTTTAGACAAGAGGCAGGGGGGGGGGGAGACACAAACCTCAAACCGAATCGAACCGAGTCGACTCggaattagtttttttttttattttgtaattaaaccgaaccaaatcgaAAAGAACGCCGAATAACCGAAGTACGGCCCATTAGGCCCATTCATTATGCCACGTCGGATTACTACagcgttttttttaaaactactttCATTGGTCGTACTTGCCACGTGTGAGATCTTCTCTATCAAGTACCAACCGCTAAGAAAGCAGCGTCGCTTGCTCTGCCACGACGACGGAGCAAGAAGAAGCTCAACGATGCTCTCATCAGCGACGGCGACGGCGGCGAGAATTGATCGGCCGATGTTGAAACGGCAGTTCAAAGTGGTGGCGGAGAAATTTCCGACGTTTCTGCCTGGAGATGTTGAGAGAATCAAAGACAAGTTTGCTCTAAAGCTGGCAGCGAGAATCGAGAGGCTTCCCGTAAAAGTGAAATGTTTATTCTTCCACGTTAACATAGAATCAATAACATGTAGTTTCTTTATGGTGTGTCATGTAACGTGGGAAACGTGTAGGTGAGCTTCTCGGAAGATAGAATCATGAGCAGTTGCGTGACGCCGCTGATGCGGAAAGAGACAAGTCCTGTGGTGCTTCTTCACGGTTTTGATAGGTAGTACTATTAAATCAATAACGTTGCGGTTTTCTTTGAgttaagagtttttaaaactcttGTTTTGTAATAAAACAGTTCTTGTTTAGAGTGGAGATACACTTATCCACTGCTGGAAGAGGCCGGTTTAGAGACTTGGGCGTTTGATATCCTTGGTTGGGGTTTTTCTGATTTAGAGAAACTTCCACCGTGTGATGTTGCGTCTAAAAGAGAACATTTTTACAAGGTTTGTTCGTCAGTCATCTTCTTTACTTTCTCTGTTTTCCAAGTGagaattgatttgtttttcttgtGTGATCCGTAGTTTTGGAAGACTCATATTGAAAGGCCAGTGGTTTTGGTTGGGCCGAGCCTCGGTGCTGCTGTTGCAATTGACATTGCTGTCAACCATCCTGAAGCGGTACTTATATAAACGTTAAGGAGCTTTTGTTACTGTCCATAAAGAGGTTTTGTTACCCAATACTGAGTATGAATATACAGGTTGAGTCTTTGGTTTTAATGGACGCAAGTGTTTACTCAGAAGGTACAGGAAACTTGGCAACTTTACCCAAAGCAGCAGCTTATGCTGGAGTAAGTTCTCATCAAGTTCTATAATACATCATTTCTCCTGATTGTTCTGAAGGATGATCTATAATATATAATCCGTTTAAGGTATATCTACTCAAGAGCGTTCCACTGAGGTTGTATGCAAACTTCCTTTGTTTCAAAGGTGTCTCATTGGAAACTAAATGGGACTGGACAAAGGTAAACAAGCTTTCCGTAAGAGTTCTTGTCATCGATAAGCTAGTTCTCAGTTTTGACTTTGCTTTCTCAAGCTCTAATATAGATTGGTCGCTTGCATTGTCTGTATCCTTGGTGGGAAGATGCAGCTGTTAGTTTTATGACT
This genomic interval from Brassica napus cultivar Da-Ae chromosome A6, Da-Ae, whole genome shotgun sequence contains the following:
- the LOC106390199 gene encoding uncharacterized hydrolase YugF-like; its protein translation is MLSSATATAARIDRPMLKRQFKVVAEKFPTFLPGDVERIKDKFALKLAARIERLPVKVSFSEDRIMSSCVTPLMRKETSPVVLLHGFDSSCLEWRYTYPLLEEAGLETWAFDILGWGFSDLEKLPPCDVASKREHFYKFWKTHIERPVVLVGPSLGAAVAIDIAVNHPEAVESLVLMDASVYSEGTGNLATLPKAAAYAGVYLLKSVPLRLYANFLCFKGVSLETKWDWTKIGRLHCLYPWWEDAAVSFMTSGGYNVTSLIKKVSQKTLIVWGEDDQIISNKLAWRLHGELPNASVKQISDCGHLPHVEKPAATAKLITEFVRETCHV
- the LOC106391909 gene encoding putative pentatricopeptide repeat-containing protein At1g13800, yielding MRLFPIPLLSHVRVLVRRAPSSRMYAVPALAYTNSTISHSDQLKEGNFDVNSLELNEVGVLRVLTTMRDDPYLALSFLKRIEGNGASLPSVSAYAAVIRIVCSWSLDEKLSHLFVGIIRKGDEGRGFSVVDLLNAVGEAEEDEKLSFLLRSRVSSALVKAYAEVEMFDEAIDLFWGIEQLRWEADVGTYVVVVQALYRKGDSEGVEKFLGNLLSSETRKHCGFYMDFVEGLCVNEMSLVGYILLRPLRDANMLVDESGLATAYRKVVKGLCNEMKLEEAESALHDMEECGIDPDVSVYSAVIEGHRKNMSFSKALRFVNDKVAQQRKGIESPVILSSILQCWCQMGKFSEALDQVIAFRNLNITLDRFCYNVAFDALIKLGRVDEAIELFREMTCEGIDPDVVNYTTLIGGCCQQGRCEQAIDLIMEMESKGKPPDIVVYNVLAGGLARNAENAYGILKLMEDRGVKPTSVTHSMVIQGLIVAGKIEEAEALNQSLEEHKPGGHVAGIVKGYCEAGRLDEAFERFIRLDFPLPKNVYFTLFTSLCAAKDIDKAQKLVERMWELGVEPVKSMYGKLIGAWCRVSDVRKAIRFLKVLKGREIVPDLFTYTIMIKTCCRLNKLKLADALFRDMKKRGIKPDVVTYTVLAKNNPEEIDTDMKEYGVKPDVFYYTTVINTYYRLNNEKRAHATIQEMTRGGIVPDVATYTALINSYYRLNNGKKAYDLFREMKRRRVCPDVVTYTVLLNHDPKLDMKREMRDLGIKRDVHYYTVMIHHKCKTGEVEEAERIFQEMKESGVEPDGVSYRAIIAGCLRNGYVRDAKRLYQEMREKGIEPPPTEASKNVVLLQTKSNTETRVSRTKIQEALY